TTCCTGTTGAAAACATAGAAGCAAACATCTTAATAACAACATTTTAAGCCTAAAAGATTTTAAAGAAAAATAAATTGAAAAAATAGTCATGAGTATACTTAATAAACCATTCGACACACTTTATAATTCAGCTCCATTTTCAAAAATTTCGGATGCAGATTATTTACCGGCTTTTAAAATAGCCATTGATAAAGCCAGAATTGAAATTGATGCAATTACTAAAAATTCTGAAGCGCCTTCGTTTGAAAACACGATAGAAGCTTTAGATTTTTCAGGTGAAGAACTGGATCGCCTATCGAGTATATTTTTTAATATGAATTCGGCTGAAACAAATGACACTATTCAAAAAATAGCCCAAGACGTTTCGCCATTATTATCAGAATTCAGTAACGATATTACCTTAAATCAAGCTTTATTTGAACGGGTTAAAACTGTTTATAATTCCAAAGACACACTTCAATTAACCAAAGAGCAAGAAACCTTACTCGATAAAAAATATAAAGGATTTTCCAGAAATGGGGCGAATCTTCCAGAAAATAAAAAGCAAGAACTTCGTGATATTGACAAAAATCTAAGCAAACTAAAATTAACCTTTGGCGAGAACGTTTTAGCCGAAACCAATAATTTTGAGTTACATATTACTAACGAAGAAGATTTAGCCGGTTTGCCAGAAGGCGCTAAAGAAGCTGCAAGTAATTTAGCCGAAAGCAAAAATAAAGACGGTTGGTTAATTACTTTAGATTACCCAAGTTACATTCCGTTTATGACCTATGCTGACAATCGGGAACTCCGTAAAAAACTGGCTATTGCCTCTGGAGCTAAAGCATTTCAAAATAACAAATATGATAACCAAGAAAACGTATTGCAGATAGCTAAGCTTCGTTTTAAGCGCGCTAACTTATTAGGTTACAAAACGCATGCACACTTTGTGTTGGAAGAACGTATGGCTAAAAATCCAGAAACAGTTGAAACATTTTTAAATGAACTTCTGGAAAAGGCGAAACCAGCAGCTGAAAATGAATTTAAAAATCTAGAGAAATTTGCTAAAGATTTAGATGGTATTGATCAACTTCAAAAATGGGATGGTGCCTATTATGGTGAAAAACTGAAACAGAAGTTATTTGATTTAGATGATGAAAAATTAAAACCGTATTTCAAGTTAGAGAATGTCATTAATGGTGCTTTTACCATTGCTAAAAAATTGTTTGGCTTGCAGTTTGAAGAAATTAATAACATTGACAAATATCATGAAGATGTTCTTACTTATAAAGTAACCGATACCAAAGGCAATTTAGTATCCATTTTTTATGCTGATTTTTTTCCAAGACCAGGAAAAAGAAATGGTGCTTGGATGACGGTTTATAAACCGCAATACATAAAAAACGGTGAAAACAGCCGTCCACATATTTCAAATGTTTGCAATTTCACCAAACCAACAAAAACAAAACCATCGTTATTAACGTTTAACGAAGTTACGACGTTATTTCACGAGTTTGGGCACGCACTTCACGGCATGCTTGCCAATACAACCTATCCAAGTTTATCTGGCACAAGTGTATTTTGGGATTTTGTAGAACTACCAAGTCAAGTACTAGAAAACTGGTGTTATGAGCAAGAGGCACTTGAAATTTTTGCGACACATTATGAAACTGGCGAAGTAATTCCAATGGATTTAATTCAGAAAATTAAAGCATCTTCCACGTTCCATGAAGGCATGCAAACCATGCGTCAAATTAGTTTTGGTTTGTTAGATATGAGCTGGCATGGTCAAGATCCAACGACTATAACTAACGTAAAAGCGCAAGAACTGCAAGCATTTAAAAACACCAAACTTTATCCAGATGTCGCAGAAAATTGTATGAGCACGTCATTCTCTCATATTTTTCAAGGTGGTTACAGCTCAGGATATTACAGTTATAAATGGGCTGAAGTTTTAGATGCCGATGCATTTGAATATTTCCAAGAGCAAGGTATTTTTAATGTAGACGTCGCTAAAAAATTTAAAGATAACGTCTTATCTCAAGGCGGAACAGATGACCCTATGGTTTTATACAAACGCTTTCGTGGCAAAGAACCACAACCTGATGCTTTACTAAAACGCGCTGGATTAATTGAGAAATAGAAATTTTACCCTATTTTTGATAAAAATTGCTGAAAGACTTTTATGCCTAAACACCTAATAAATCCAGATCAATGGATTGATCGTTATTCGGATTACTTGTTTAATTTTACCATATCACGTGTTAGTGATCGTGAAATTTCCAAGGATTTGGTACAAGACACATTTTTTGCAGGCTTAAAATCCATGAAAAATTTTAAAGGTGAAGCTAGCGAGCGTACGTGGCTTATCTCTATTTTGAAACGGAAAATTATTGATCACTATCGGAAAATAAATTCTAAAAAAGGACAAGCAGAAGTTCGCATGTCCTATAATAGTAATGAAGAAGAAGGTGATTGGTTAGAGGAACGCGTTGCAGATCCGTTTGATAAAACAGCCGAAGACACGCTAGAAAATGATGAATTGGGCGATGCCATTTATAGTTGTCTAGAAAAGCTACCTGAAAAACAAGCTACTGTTTTTAAAATGAAAACAATTGAAGGACTCGAAACAGAAACCATTTGTAATGAACTAAATATTACACCGTCTAACCTATGGGTTATTGTACATAGAGCACGAACAGCTATGGCAGAATGCATGGAAAACACTTGGTATAATTAGCAGCATGAAAAAAAGTTTTTTATTTATTACCTGCGATGAGGCACAACATATTTGTGACAAGGCGCAATACAATGAAGCGACAGGTTGGGAGAAATTCAAATTGACGTTACGTTACTTTATGTGCAAAATAACACGGTCCTACGTTAAACGAAATACAAAGCTTTCTGAATCTGTAAAAAGCTCAAAAGTCCATTGTTTAAAAACCATTGAACGCGAACAAATAAAAGCGCAGTTTAATGAAGAATTATCCAAACAAAAGCGTAAGTACTAACCACAATATAGGGATACTTTCTACCCAAAACCCGCTGTAATATTTTCCTTGATTCTTTCTAGAAAAGAGTATACTTAAAATTACTAAACCAGTAATTCCGAACTGAATAATTAATTTACCCAGTGCTTTTTCTGGCATAAAAAACTCCATTCCAAAAAATAAACACGCTAAAATAACACCCATAATCTTGGTGTTTTTAATGCCAATTTTTTGAGGTATAGTTGCCAATTTAATACTGTCAAACTGCATATCACGAATTTCAAAAGGAAGCATCATAGCTAAAACAAATAAAAATCGTTGCGCAAAAGCCCAAATCACCGTTGAATCTAGCAGTCTATCATTATTAATTAAAGGAATAATCACCGTAACGCCTGACCAAACTACAGCTATAACATAAACTTTAAGCCCACTAACATTTCGTAAATTTTGCTGTTTATTTAGATAGAACTTTTTCGGAAGAAACGGAATGGTATACAAAAATGTAATCAGCGCAAAAAAGCCTAAATAAAATAGAGTTTTAGTTTGCAATTGCACTGCAAAATAGGCCATGTTTAGCACACATATAAAGGAGAAAATCTGAATTATTTTCAACCAACTGGATAAGCTTCGATGATGAAATTTTGCCAAGCCAAAAAACTTCACAAAATTATATCCGGCAATGCTTGCAAAAAATATAAATAAAAGTACGTGGGTATCAAAAGGAATTTGGTACTCTATTAGCGTTAACCAACTTAAAGCAAACGCAGATAAAGCCACGTGAATACTGCTGATTATATAAAAATCGAAAAAGTGTTTTTCAAAACGCATAAAACAAAAATACACAAAGTGTTAATAACAAAATCAATTGGTTAAAAACTTTCATTTTCATTAACATTTAAACGTGAATAATTCCGTAAATTTGCAGCCTAAATTCAACACAACTTTTAATGAATACAACTGCTTTCGCACAACGTCACATTGGTCCAAGAGAAGAAGACCAAAATCGCATGTTACAAACCATTGGTGTGGACTCCTTAGATCAACTAATTTACGAGACTGTTCCAGATGATATCCGATTAAAAAAGGACTTAAATCTTGATGAAGCCATGAGTGAGCAAGAATACTTGACACATATTCATGAATTATCTAAACGTAATAAAACATACAAAACCTATATTGGCTTGGGTTACCACCCAACCATTTTGCCAGCGGTTATTCAACGTAATATTTTGGAAAATCCAGGGTGGTATACAGCATACACGCCTTACCAAGCAGAAATTGCTCAAGGAAGGTTGGAAGCGCTTTTAAACTTCCAAACCATGGTTACAGATTTAACGGGTATGGAATTAGCAAACGCTTCGCTATTAGACGAAAGTACGGCTGCAGCAGAAGCTATGGGCTTGTTATTTGCTGTTAGATCACGCGATCAGAAAAAAGCAAATGTGAATAAATTTTTTGTTTCAGAACATATTTTGCCACAAACCTTATCACTTTTAGAAACTCGTTCTAACCCTATTGGTATTGAATTAGTTGTTGGAAATGAAGATACATTCGATTTTTCTTCGGAATTCTACGGTGCATTATTGCAATATCCAGGTAAGGACGGACAAATTACAGATATAAAAACATTCATTGCGAAAGCAAATGACAACGATATTAAAGTAGCCGTTGCTGCCGATATTTTAAGTTTAGTAAAATTAGAGGCTCCTGGGAAATTTGGTGCAGATGTGGTTGTAGGAACCACACAACGTTTTGGTGTTCCTATGGGATATGGTGGACCGCATGCAGCTTTCTTTGCAACAAAAGAAATGTATAAACGTGATATTCCAGGACGTATTATTGGTGTAACCAAAGACATGAATGGAAACCGTGCGTTACGTATGGCATTACAAACCAGAGAGCAACATATTAAACGTGATAAAGCAACATCAAACATTTGTACAGCTCAAGTACTTTTAGCCGTTATGGCTGGAATGTATGCCGTTTATCATGGTCCAAAAGGTTTAGAGTTTATTGCTAATCGTGTTCATAATACGGCTGTTTCTGTTGCTAATGCTTTAGATAAACTAGGCTTTAACCAATTAAACACAGCTTATTTCGATACGATTAAAGTTAAAGCAAACGCTAATAATATTAAAGTAGCAGCTGAAAAAGCAGGTGTTAATTTCTATTATCCTGATGCCGATACCGTAACAATTTCTATTAATGAAACAACAACACTTAAAGATGCTAATCAAATCGTTTCAATTTTTGCAAGTGTTGCCAGTAAAGAAACCATTAAAATTGAAGCGCTTTCTGAAACCAATATGGTGATGGAATCGTTACAAAGATCGTCTGAATTTTTAACGCATGACATTTTTAATTCGCACCATTCGGAAACAGAATTAATGCGCTACATCAAAAAATTAGAACGTAAGGATTTATCGCTAAATCACTCGATGATTTCATTAGGCTCCTGTACCATGAAATTAAATGCAGCCGCTGAAATGTTACCATTAAGTTCACCAAATTGGGGAACTATTCACCCATTTGTTCCAGCAGATCAGGCTGAAGGCTATTTAACAGTTTTAAAAGAATTGGAAGATCAACTTACAGAAATCACTGGTTTCGCAGCAACATCATTACAGCCAAATTCGGGTGCTCAAGGTGAGTTTGCTGGGTTAATGGTTATAAAAGCATACCATGAATCTCGTGGTGATCATCATAGAAATATTTGTTTAATCCCATCATCGGCTCACGGAACCAATCCGGCGAGTGCTGTTATGGCAGGTATGAAAGTAGTGGTAACAAAATCTACTGAAAAAGGAAATATTGATGTAGAAGATTTACGCGAAAAAGCGGAATTACACAAAGACAACTTATCCTGTAT
Above is a window of Bizionia sp. M204 DNA encoding:
- a CDS encoding M3 family metallopeptidase, coding for MSILNKPFDTLYNSAPFSKISDADYLPAFKIAIDKARIEIDAITKNSEAPSFENTIEALDFSGEELDRLSSIFFNMNSAETNDTIQKIAQDVSPLLSEFSNDITLNQALFERVKTVYNSKDTLQLTKEQETLLDKKYKGFSRNGANLPENKKQELRDIDKNLSKLKLTFGENVLAETNNFELHITNEEDLAGLPEGAKEAASNLAESKNKDGWLITLDYPSYIPFMTYADNRELRKKLAIASGAKAFQNNKYDNQENVLQIAKLRFKRANLLGYKTHAHFVLEERMAKNPETVETFLNELLEKAKPAAENEFKNLEKFAKDLDGIDQLQKWDGAYYGEKLKQKLFDLDDEKLKPYFKLENVINGAFTIAKKLFGLQFEEINNIDKYHEDVLTYKVTDTKGNLVSIFYADFFPRPGKRNGAWMTVYKPQYIKNGENSRPHISNVCNFTKPTKTKPSLLTFNEVTTLFHEFGHALHGMLANTTYPSLSGTSVFWDFVELPSQVLENWCYEQEALEIFATHYETGEVIPMDLIQKIKASSTFHEGMQTMRQISFGLLDMSWHGQDPTTITNVKAQELQAFKNTKLYPDVAENCMSTSFSHIFQGGYSSGYYSYKWAEVLDADAFEYFQEQGIFNVDVAKKFKDNVLSQGGTDDPMVLYKRFRGKEPQPDALLKRAGLIEK
- a CDS encoding sigma-70 family RNA polymerase sigma factor → MPKHLINPDQWIDRYSDYLFNFTISRVSDREISKDLVQDTFFAGLKSMKNFKGEASERTWLISILKRKIIDHYRKINSKKGQAEVRMSYNSNEEEGDWLEERVADPFDKTAEDTLENDELGDAIYSCLEKLPEKQATVFKMKTIEGLETETICNELNITPSNLWVIVHRARTAMAECMENTWYN
- the gcvP gene encoding aminomethyl-transferring glycine dehydrogenase codes for the protein MNTTAFAQRHIGPREEDQNRMLQTIGVDSLDQLIYETVPDDIRLKKDLNLDEAMSEQEYLTHIHELSKRNKTYKTYIGLGYHPTILPAVIQRNILENPGWYTAYTPYQAEIAQGRLEALLNFQTMVTDLTGMELANASLLDESTAAAEAMGLLFAVRSRDQKKANVNKFFVSEHILPQTLSLLETRSNPIGIELVVGNEDTFDFSSEFYGALLQYPGKDGQITDIKTFIAKANDNDIKVAVAADILSLVKLEAPGKFGADVVVGTTQRFGVPMGYGGPHAAFFATKEMYKRDIPGRIIGVTKDMNGNRALRMALQTREQHIKRDKATSNICTAQVLLAVMAGMYAVYHGPKGLEFIANRVHNTAVSVANALDKLGFNQLNTAYFDTIKVKANANNIKVAAEKAGVNFYYPDADTVTISINETTTLKDANQIVSIFASVASKETIKIEALSETNMVMESLQRSSEFLTHDIFNSHHSETELMRYIKKLERKDLSLNHSMISLGSCTMKLNAAAEMLPLSSPNWGTIHPFVPADQAEGYLTVLKELEDQLTEITGFAATSLQPNSGAQGEFAGLMVIKAYHESRGDHHRNICLIPSSAHGTNPASAVMAGMKVVVTKSTEKGNIDVEDLREKAELHKDNLSCIMVTYPSTHGVYESAIKEITKIIHDNGGQVYMDGANMNAQVGLTNPGNIGADVCHLNLHKTFAIPHGGGGPGVGPICVAKQLAPFLPSNPIIKTGGTNAISAISGAPFGSSLVCLISYGYIKMLGAKGLTEATKIAILNANYIKQRLQGQFDTLYSGERGRAAHEMIVDCRAFKENGIEVSDIAKRLMDYGFHAPTVSFPVAGTLMIEPTESESKAEMDRFCDAMISIRKEIEATSKDDTNNVLKNAPHTLDMVTADEWLMPYTREQAAFPLEYVRDNKFWPTVRRVDDAYGDRNLICTCAPIEDYMDA